In Besnoitia besnoiti strain Bb-Ger1 chromosome IX, whole genome shotgun sequence, a single genomic region encodes these proteins:
- a CDS encoding hypothetical protein (encoded by transcript BESB_012410) translates to MAHDCARPLELHRQPFYPALSPLQLRKRALFSRHFAASSALLKQAKPPRDAPAAALPSSFASALAAFSFEEGASAPTQPPAAAAAAAASLQQPLRVFHPLRDAAKLRGRVRPNGVQFNSSGSRLLVASRDSVLLLHAYNVASENQVNSPGVALVLSHGSHPDVLAIAGQEAPKQPPYLRVFDVRVPFSGKSASGSPARDVPVLEFWGPHEETWWTGCWRRQNDQIVCIDRKDVLHVFDLPAAVRTPHRTAISIPTAQQVVGVPPRPAAAAATASSGAAPGPTAPRKAVPPPASVVGAGCSGAATTQSSPPAAAGGRASSPASASSACSASSRISTRTLAGVTNAATFSAAGDLLLLAQDDGALRVFPSDPLLPLAEEPFTLSALHPGGVTCLAADPTHAFVAAGGNEQLVSLLDAQSLAVIGALGRTEGPVQALGFSCDGRLLGWGCREQGAGLQAGLSGRDAANAEAAASPSPDGQRAETFLTIAGTDPCEIYFQYPTSAPVASLAFHPSRYICAFATDADPVASQSAPQGSPRGTGATYWSKTSGAAGGVSPHPLGILTFE, encoded by the exons ATGGCTCAcgactgcgcgcggccgctggagcTGCACCGGCAGCCCTTCTACCCCGCCTTGAGTCCACTGCAgctgaggaagcgcgcgTTGTTTTCGCGGCatttcgccgcctcctccgctctgCTGAAGCAGGCCAAGCCGCCCCgagacgcgcctgccgctgcgcttCCATCTTCCTTTgcgtctgcgctcgccgcgttcTCCTTCGAAGAGGGTGCGTCGGCGCCCACCCAaccgcccgcggcagcggcggcagcggcggcctctctgcagcagcctctgcgggTCTTCCAtccgctgcgcgacgccgcgaagctccgcgggcgcgtccgccCCAACGGCGTGCAGTTCAACAGCTCGGGCTCCAgactcctcgtcgcctcgcgcgactcGGTGCTGCTGCTCCACGCCTACAACGTCGCCAGTGAGAACCAAGTCAACTcccccggcgtcgccctcgtgcTGTCCCATGGCAGCCACCCCGACGTCCTCGCGATCGCTGGACAG GAGGCGCCGAAACAGCCGCCGTATCTGCGCGTCTTCGACGTCCGCGTGCCCTTCAGCgggaagagcgcgagcgggtcgccggcgcgcgacgtcCCGGTGCTCGAGTTCTGGGGACCTCACGAAGAGACCTGGTGGAcaggctgctggcggcgccaaAACGACCAGATTGTCTGCATCGATCGCAAGGACGTGCTACACGTTTTCGACCTCCCCGCGGCAGTCCGCACGCCGCATCGAACTGCCATCAGCATTCCCACCGCCCAGCAAGTCGTCGGCGTcccgccccgccccgccgcagccgccgcgaccgcctcctccggcgccgccccgggGCCAACCGCGCCCCGAAAGGCCGTTCCTCCCCCGGCTTCggtcgtcggcgccggctgcagcggcgccgcgacgactcagagctcgcctcccgccgcggctggcggacgcgcgtcgtcgcccgcgtcggcgtcaTCTGCctgctccgcctcgtcgcggatCTCGACTCGCACGTTGGCTGGCGTGACCAACGCGGCGACGTtcagcgcggcgggcgacttgcttctcctcgcgcaggacgacggcgcgcttcgcgtgTTTCCCTCCGACCCGCTCCTGCCACTGGCGGAGGAGCCCTTCACGCTGTCTGCGCTGCATCCTGGCGGCGTCACCTGCCTGGCCGCGGACCCCACACACGcgttcgtcgccgcgggcggcaaCGAGCAGCTCGTCAGtctcctcgacgcgcagTCCCTCGCGGTCATTGGCGCCCTTGGCCGCACCGAGGGGCCTGTTCAGGCCCTCGGCTTCTCCTGCgacggccgcctcctcggctggGGCTGCCGCGAGCAAGGCGCTGGCCTCCAGGCTGGACTCAGCGGCCG cgacgcggcgaacgcggaggccgccgcctcgccgtcgccggacggccagcgcgcggagacgttTCTGACGATTGCGGGCACAGATCCGTGCGAGATTTACTTCCAGTATCCGACCTctgcgccggtcgcctcgctcgccttccacCCCTCTCGCTATATATGCGCGTTCGCCACCGACGCCGACCCCGTGGCCTCGCAGTCCGCCCCCCAGGGAAGTCCTCGGGGAACTGGCGCTACCTACTGGAGCAagacgagcggcgccgcaggcggtgTCTCGCCGCATCCGCTGGGCATCCTCACCTTCGAgtga
- a CDS encoding Sel1 repeat-containing protein (encoded by transcript BESB_012420): MLLMEAEGRSFHVYDLLANCSERDVRCQYELGVFYFLGVPPLPARNLTASLVLWHGAALGGSADAQYALALLHSNLRDLPPLPAFASSPGASAAAARRPAAPPPRVVVDDDLSVTLQDDGGAAAALDFSAVARYSEALMRRQEEIEAQQRNLWWLPLRVLERGWALVTAARDSLLGNAPRARTDAELRALFGAAEDAARSMPNFAANPGGAALAELYAAAASGHPGASMALAARTQLATADVSMRQGQACSAAVNFYLPYAKRVAVSYGGGIPQAPELLRFHSPAASVSGVPAAGGGLLRFAPASLSPGESAAAAPRGTGRRDEREGSAALHRLHPDSPDLDVLSELAHRGNADMQLALGKRYLFGVDGIQQNPQRARELLSGAADAGRTEARALLGYMDALGVGGEPDLFSATMHFLAAAARDDQPMALNGLGYLHFFGTEFIHKNELAAFHLFNISAAHAFPDAEANLAAMFVTGHGHAQSFVKAMHAYTKALRSGSTGAAYALGLMHLNGLGAVRDCAVASSLLKRVCEKGGYVTKNLQKAYMLYERGLFEEAAFHLLLLAEAGHEVSQTNLAFMFDSGLTDLFFDGTVERQRLHAQRFYQMAAANGSPLAELRLGDFAYYGYGVEKQIRARRPTEPLLDDDGNDMSDWISEAYEVYTPRRPSLRVAVGHYHRVADMTPDAKWLAGYVAKASFNLGFMRMQGLGLTQDFGLARQHFERCLYVDPAAPRAPVYLALGLLKFLKWRQEVDLRQILRELLEDPRIVLLLLMFVLMTALALLRVLTRRLQPPPHDVFFASHAHPVAPPSAPAPSAASSGSLGSSASPASSPASSGPASAASTSAAAAAPSAEPDSKSPTEARAPSLFESPVRRSSYPHFRGVCRGSSLPSSFLPTAGVSSGVSLEPEAPAPPAVGGPTEPAEDEGGLQANSGSSGAAHSDRMRRAQLFEAAAAKREKEAAALQLGESRENAFSSETDHEAQGGDSQGSEQVEGGQALPATSHANGLGAENAGGYAGFEHESDAVPHLQAEPSQSVDTAEGGMLQATGKDIWMRSEDGNRASVSMQSEMPGVSREQAENGNGESARSKDFDADVRTS, translated from the exons ATGCTCCTTATGGAGGCAGAAGGCAGAAGCTTCCACGTCTACGACCTCCTGGCGAACTGCAGCGAACGCGACGTCAG ATGTCAATACGAACTGGGAGTCTTCTACTTCCTCGGCGTGCCTCCGCTACCCGCGCGGAACTTGACGGCGAGTCTCGTGCTGTGGCATGGCGCGGCCCTGGGAGgaagcgccgacgcgcagtatgccctcgcgctgctccaCTCGAACCTACGGGACTTGCCGCCGCTCCCagccttcgcgtcctcccccggggcctccgccgcggctgcacggaggcctgcggcgccgccgccgcgcgtggtAGTCGACGATGACTTGAGCGTCACCCTgcaggacgacggcggcgcggcggctgcgctggacttctccgccgtcgccaggTACTCCGAGGCCCTCATGCGGCGGCAAGAGGAgatcgaggcgcagcagcggaacCTCTggtggctgccgctgcgcgtgctgGAGCGCGGCTGGGCACTCGTtaccgcggcgcgcgacagtCTCCTAGGcaacgcgccgcgggcgcgcacagacgccgagctgcgcgcgctctttggcgccgcggaggacgccgcgcggtcgATGCCCAACTTCGCAGCGAAccctggcggcgcagccctcgcggagctctacgcagccgccgccagcgggcaCCCCGGCGCCTCgatggcgctcgccgcccgcacGCAGCTCGCGACTGCCGACGTCTCCATGCGACAGGGGCAAGCTTGCTCAGCAGCGGTCAACTTCTACCTCCCGTACGCGAAGCGCGTCGCTGTG TCCTACGGCGGAGGCatcccgcaggcgcccgagCTGCTGCGGTTTCACTCTCCGGCAGCCAGCGTGTCGGGcgtgccggcggcgggcgggggcctgctgcgcttcgctccggcgtcgctctcccctggcgagtccgccgccgcggctccgcgggggactgggcgccgcgacgagcgcgaaggcagcgcggcgctgcatcgCCTTCATCCCGACTCCCCGGACCTTGACGTTCTCAGCGAGCTCGCGCACCGCGGCAACGCGGACATGCAGCTGGCGCTTGGAAAAC GTTATTTGTTTGGCGTCGACGGGATCCAGCAGAATCCGCAGCgtgcgcgcgagctgctgagTGGCGCAGCTGATGCTGGCAGGActgaggcgcgggcgctgctaGGCTACATGGACGCTTTAGGCGTCGGCGGAGAACCGGACCTCTTCTCCGCTACGATGCacttcctcgccgcggcagcgcgcgacgacCAACCAATGG CGCTGAACGGCTTGGGGTATCTTCACTTTTTCGGCACTGAGTTTATACACAAAAATGAGCTGGCGGCCTTTCACCTCTTCAATATcagcgccgcccacgcgtTCCCCGATGCCGAGGCGAACCTTGCCGCGATGTTCGTTACAGGACACG GGCATGCGCAGTCGTTCGTCAAAGCGATGCACGC GTACACCAAGGCGCTTCGCAGCGGCTCCACGGGCGCTGCGTACGCACTCGGCCTGATGCATCTGAACGGCCTCGGCGCAGTGCGCGACTGCGCAGtggcctcctcgctcctcAAACGCGTCTGCGAGAAGGGAGGCTACGTGACGAAAAATCTGCAAAAA GCCTACATGCTCTACGAGCGAGGTCTCTTCGAGGAAGCTGCCTTCCaccttcttctccttgcCGAAGCTGGGCACGAG GTCTCCCAAACCAACCTCGCGTTCATGTTTGACAGCGGACTTACCGATCTCTTCTTTGACG GGACCGTGGAGAGgcagcgtctgcatgcgcagcgctTCTACCAGATGGCTGCGGCGAACGGCTCGCCGCTCGCAGAACTTCGCCTCG GCGATTTCGCGTACTACGGCTACGGCGTGGAAAAGCAAATccgagcgaggcgcccgactGAACCGCTTCTCGATGACGACG GCAACGACATGAGCGACTGGATCAGCGAGGCATACGAGGTCtacacgccgcgccgcccaagtctgcgcgtcgccgtgg GTCACTATCATCGCGTCGCCGACATGACTCCGGACGCGAAGTGGCTCGCGGGATACGTGGCGAAG GCGTCGTTCAACCTCGGATTTATGCGCATGCAAGGTCTAGGGCTCACGCAG GACTTTGGCCTGGCGCGTCAGCATTTCGAACG GTGCCTCTACGTCGACCccgcagctccgcgagcaCCCGTCTACCTCGCCTTGGGCCTGCTCAAGTTCCTCAAATGGCGCCAGGAGGTGGATCTCCGTCAG ATCCTGCGAGAGCTGTTAGAAGACCCGCGCATcgtgctgctgctcctgATGTTCGTGCTCATGACCGCGCTCGCGTTACTCCGTGTTCTAACCAGG AGACTGCAACCTCCACCGCATgacgttttcttcgcttcacATGCGCATccggtcgcgccgccgtcggctcccgccccgtccgcggcgtcgtcggggTCCTTGggctcttctgcgtcgccggcgtcatCTCCCGCCTCGTCTGggcctgcctccgctgcgtcgacttctgctgctgctgctgcgccgtctgctgAACCTGACTCGAAGTCTCCGAcggaggcacgcgcgccttctctctttgAATCGCCCGTTCGGCGGAGCTCGTATCCCCATTTTCGAGGCGTTTGCCGTGGGTCGTCCTTGCCGTCGTCGTTTCTTCCGACCGCGGGTGTCTCTTCGGGCGTGTCTCTGGAGCCCGAAGCGCCGGCCCCCCCGGCGGTCGGAGGCCCTACGGAgcctgcggaggacgagggGGGGTTGCAGGCGAACTCGGGCTCCAGCGGGGCGGCGCACAGCGACAGAATGCGCCGAGCACAGCTGTttgaggcggctgcggcgaagcgagagaaggaagccgcTGCGCTCCAGTTAGGGGAAAGTCGCGAAAACGCGTTTTCTTCGGAGACCGACCACGAGGCGCAAGGGGGTGACTCGCAGGGGTCTGAGCAGGTCGAGGGAGGCCAGGCCCTTCCCGCCACGAGTCACGCCAACGGTTTGGGCGCTGAAAACGCCGGCGGCTACGCGGGCTTTGAACATGAAAGTGACGCAGTTCCGCACTTGCAGGCAGAGCCAAGCCAGAGTGTCGATACAGCCGAGGGCGGGATGCTGCAGGCTACAGGGAAAGACATTTGGATGCGGTCAGAGGACGGAAACCGTGCCTCTGTCTCAATGCAGTCAGAAATGCCCGGTGTGTCGAGAGAGCAAGCAGAAAATGGGAACGGCGAGTCCGCGCGAAGCAAAGATTTTGACGCAGATGTGCGGACGTCATAG
- a CDS encoding transporter, cation channel family protein (encoded by transcript BESB_012430), translating into MLQKTLFALFEQGLRVGGALVSALRFIRRRLLLSLRVRKKIFVVSLLFVLLDRVFAVKAPKFLSRGEQKAGKREAAPPASESASASSAGGRDATTAAAPEADGGDAEGDSGGGASEQSAKTTQTIKRSQTQAGRDKRAGECFAEERGEKTGKGAERRSREETPRRAPLEATAAQGREGGPHRGDGWGEETAQGEQASPRAADAPQDNQESADASRQAWTVEAAAERQTGREGEARFARSEHAFVRRQLTAGAVASPSS; encoded by the coding sequence aTGTTGCAAAAAAcgctcttcgctctcttcgaGCAAGGCCTCCGTGTCGGtggcgccctcgtctccgctctccgcttCATCCGACGCaggctcctcctctctctgcgagtGCGCAAAAAGATCTTCGTCGtcagcctcctcttcgtcctcctcgacAGAGTCTTCGCCGTCAAGGCTCCCAAATtcctcagccgcggcgagcagaaggcggggaagcgcgaagccgccccccccgcctcaGAATCTGCCAGCGCAAGCAGCGCAGGCGGGAGAGACGCAacgaccgcggccgcgccggaggcagacggcggagacgccgaaggagatagcgggggcggcgcgagtgAGCAGAGTGCCAAGACTACGCAGACCATCAAGAGGAGCCAGACGCAAGCTGGACGCGACAAAAGGGCAGGCGAGTGCTTCGCAGAAgaacgcggagagaagacaggaaaaggcgcagagcggcgaagcagagaagagacaccgCGGCGAGCACCCTTggaggcgaccgccgcgcagggacgcgaaggagggccccacagaggagacggctggggcgaagagacagcacAGGGCGAACAGGCCTCGCcccgagccgcagacgcgccgcaggacaACCAGGAGAGCGCTGACGCGTCTCGGCAAGCGTGGACTGtagaggcagccgcagaacGACAAACtggcagagaaggcgaagcccgTTTTGCGCGGTCGGAGCACGCCTTTGTGCGTAGACAACTGAcggccggcgccgtcgcttccCCGTCCTCCTGA